A section of the Equus caballus isolate H_3958 breed thoroughbred chromosome 21, TB-T2T, whole genome shotgun sequence genome encodes:
- the HMGCS1 gene encoding hydroxymethylglutaryl-CoA synthase, cytoplasmic — translation MPGSLPLNAEACWPKDVGIVALEIYFPSQYVDQAELEKYDGVDAGKYTIGLGQAKMGFCTDREDINSLCLTVVQNLMERNSLSYDCIGRLEVGTETIIDKSKSVKTNLMQLFEESGNTDIEGIDTTNACYGGTAAVFNAVNWIESSSWDGRYALVVTGDIAVYATGNARPTGGVGAVALLIGPNAPLIFDRGLRGTHMQHAYDFYKPDMLSEYPIVDGKLSIQCYLSALDRCYSVYRKKIRAQWQKEGKDKDFTLNDFGFMIFHSPYCKLVQKSLARMLLNDFLNDQNRDKNSIYSGLEAFGDVKLEDTYFDRDVEKAFVKASSELFNQKTKASLLVSNQNGNMYTSSVYGSLASVLAQYSPQQLAGKRIGVFSYGSGLAATLYSLKVTQDATPGSALDKITASLCDLKSRLDSRTCVAPDVFAENMKLREDTHHLVNYIPQSSVDSLFEGTWYLVRVDEKHRRTYARRPSPNDDTLDEGVGLVHSSTAAEHIPSPAKKVPRLPATAAEPDAAVLSNGKH, via the exons ATGCCTGGGTCACTTCCTTTGAATGCAGAAGCCTGCTGGCCAAAAGATGTGGGAATTGTTGCCCTTGAGATCTATTTTCCTTCTCAATATGTTGATCAAGCAGAGTTGGAAAAATACGATGGTGTAGATGCTGGAAAGTATACTATTGGCTTGGGCCAGGCCAAGATGGGCTTCTGCACAGATAGAGAAGATATCAACTCTCTTTGCTTGACTGTGGTTCAGAATCTTATGGAGAGAAATAGCCTTTCCTATGATTGCATTGGGCGGCTAGAAGTTGGAACAGAGACAATCATCGACAAATCAAAATCAGTGAAGACTAATTTGATGCAGCTCTTTGAGGAGTCTGGGAATACCGATATAGAAGGAATAGACACAACTAATGCATGCTATGGAGGCACAGCTGCTGTCTTCAATGCTGTTAACTGGATTGAGTCCAGCTCTTGGGATG gacGGTATGCCCTGGTAGTTACAGGAGATATTGCTGTATATGCCACAGGAAATGCTAGACCTACAGGTGGTGTCGGAGCTGTTGCTCTGCTAATTGGGCCAAATGCTCCGTTAATTTTTGACCGAG GACTTCGTGGGACACATATGCAACATGCCTATGACTTTTACAAGCCTGATATGCTTTCTGAATATCCTATAGTAGATGGAAAACTCTCCATACAGTGCTACCTCAGTGCATTAGACCGCTGCTATTCTGTCTACCGCAAAAAGATCCGTGCCCAGTGGCAGAAAG AGGGAAAAGATAAAGATTTTACCTTGAATGATTTTGGCTTCATGATCTTTCACTCACCCTATTGTAAACTGGTTCAGAAATCTCTAGCTCGGATGTTGCTGAATGACTTTCTTAATGACCAGAACAGAGATAAAAATAGTATCTATAGTGGCCTGGAAGCCTTTGG GGATGTGAAATTAGAAGATACCTACTTTGATAGAGATGTGGAAAAGGCATTTGTGAAGGCTAGTTCTGAACTCTTTAATCAGAAAACAAAGGCATCTTTGCTTGTatcaaatcaaaatggaaatatgtACACATCTTCCGTGTATGGTTCCCTCGCTTCTGTTCTAGCACA GTACTCACCTCAGCAGCTGGCAGGAAAGAGGATTGGCGTGTTCTCTTATGGTTCTGGTTTGGCTGCCACCCTTTACTCCCTTAAAGTTACACAAGATGCCACACCAG ggtctgctcttgataaaatAACAGCAAGTTTATGTGATCTTAAATCAAGGCTTGACTCAAGAACTTGTGTGGCACCAGATGTTTTTGCTGAAAACATGAAACTCAGAGAGGACACTCATCACTTGG TCAACTATATTCCTCAGAGTTCCGTCGATTCACTCTTTGAAGGAACGTGGTACTTAGTGAGAGTGGATGAAAAGCACAGAAGAACGTATGCTCGGCGCCCCTCTCCAAATGACGACACTTTGGATGAAGGAGTAGGGCTTGTGCACTCGAGCACAGCTGCTGAG cATATTCCAAGTCCTGCTAAGAAAGTGCCAAGGCTCCCTGCCACAGCAGCAGAACCAGACGCAGCTGTCCTCAGTAACGGGAAGCATTAA